The Procambarus clarkii isolate CNS0578487 chromosome 7, FALCON_Pclarkii_2.0, whole genome shotgun sequence genome window below encodes:
- the LOC138357735 gene encoding uncharacterized protein, producing MDVTGECNGNTTPTPILISHKRSSSSIVNKQFPITPRWVLPAGSCLDAVVASPNVLLEARWLLEARWLLEARWLLEARWLLEARWLLEARWLLEARWLLEARWLLEARWLLEARWLLEARWLLEARWLLEARWLLEARWLLEARWLLEARWLQEARWLLEARWLLEARWLQEARWLLEARWLLEARWLLEARWLLEARWLLEARWLLEARWLLEARWLLEARWLLEARWLLEARWLLEARWLQEARWLLEARWLLEARWLLEARWLQEARWLLEARWLLEARWLLEARWLLEVRWLLEARWLLEARWLLEARWLLEARWLLEARWLLEARWLLEARWLLEARWLLEARWLLEARWLQEARWLLEARWLLEALRKEWCPTSRTVGD from the exons ATGGACGTCACAGGAGAATGTAATGGGAACACAACGCCAACTCCGATCCTCATATCTCACAAGCGATCATCTTCATCGATAgtcaataaacagtttccaataaCCCCAAGGTGGGTATTGCCTGCAGGCTCTTGTCTGGATGCTGTTGTTGCCT CTCCAAATGTTTTGCTGGAGGCTAGATGGCTGCTGGAGGCTAGATGGCTGCTGGAGGCTAGATGGCTGCTGGAGGCTAGATGGCTGCTGGAGGCTAGATGGCTGCTGGAGGCTAGATGGCTGCTGGAGGCTAGATGGCTGCTGGAGGCTAGATGGCTGCTGGAGGCCAGATGGCTGCTGGAGGCTAGATGGCTGCTGGAGGCTAGATGGCTGCTGGAGGCTAGATGGCTGCTGGAGGCTAGATGGCTGCTGGAGGCTAGATGGCTGCTGGAGGCTAGATGGCTACTGGAGGCTAGATGGCTGCAGGAGGCTAGATGGCTGCTGGAGGCTAGATGGCTGCTGGAGGCTAGATGGCTGCAGGAGGCTAGATGGCTGCTGGAGGCTAGATGGCTGCTGGAGGCTAGATGGCTGCTGGAGGCTAGATGGCTGCTGGAGGCTAGATGGCTGCTGGAGGCTAGATGGCTGCTGGAGGCTAGATGGCTGCTGGAGGCTAGATGGCTGCTGGAGGCTAGATGGCTGCTGGAGGCTAGATGGCTGCTGGAGGCTAGATGGCTGCTGGAGGCTAGATGGCTGCAGGAGGCTAGATGGCTGCTGGAGGCTAGATGGCTGCTGGAGGCTAGATGGCTGCTGGAGGCTAGATGGCTGCAGGAGGCTAGATGGCTGCTGGAGGCTAGATGGCTGCTAGAGGCTAGATGGCTGCTGGAGGCTAGATGGCTGCTGGAGGTTAGATGGCTGCTGGAGGCTAGATGGCTGCTGGAGGCTAGATGGCTGCTGGAGGCTAGATGGCTGCTGGAGGCTAGATGGCTGCTGGAGGCTAGATGGCTGCTGGAGGCTAGATGGCTGCTGGAGGCTAGATGGCTGCTGGAGGCTAGATGGCTGCTGGAGGCTAGATGGCTGCTGGAGGCTAGATGGCTGCAGGAGGCTAGATGGCTGCTGGAGGCTAGATGGCTGCTGGAGGCTTtgcggaaggaatggtgcccaacctctcggacagtcggggattga